The following is a genomic window from Nicotiana tabacum cultivar K326 chromosome 3, ASM71507v2, whole genome shotgun sequence.
tatgatttaagacatttctgtggaatttggtgaaaaacggatgtcatatgacgtgatttggACTTAAATTGCAATTGatatttaaagaagttttgagaagatttcattgatcttgagatttaatttgatgttcatgatgttatcttgatgatttgattacacgaaagtccgtaggatgttcttgaggttttgtgtgcacttggtttggagttccaagggctcgggtgagtttcgggatgttttaggcttaaaaccaTAAATTGCAGGTCTTTAAACCCCACCAGTGCAGTCCGCGGACGACCTTGTGCGGAGCGCGATGAAGGCTGTGCGGCCGCGATCggctttgtgcagtccgcacaggacgctgttgtgcggccgcagtcaactatgtgcggtctgcacagggccctgctgtgcggccgcagtcgactttgtgcggtccgcacaaggggTCTGAggggggtataaatagacgggatttttagtcatttttcattttttaaaaccccaaaaacataagaggcgatttttcaaacagcctttcttctccaaatcaattgtaagacGTTttaaactagttttcttcaatcattaacatcttttaacatgatttcaacttcaaatcaatgatttttatgggggaaattgggtgttttgggtagaacctaggttttcaaaaattggggatttggacctcgatttgaggtccgatttcaaaacgaattatatatttgagttcgtggggaaatggataatcgggtttaggtttaaacctcgggttttgaccacgtgggcccggggacaattttgactttttggataaaactttggagaactcatttttcatgcattcaaattgattcatttagcgtttattgatgtaattaagtaacttgtggctagatacgagcgaattggcggaggaatcaaggggtaaagctataattgaagcttgagttgtgttcgatgcatcgaggtaagtatttggtctaaccttagcttgagggattaggagttgtgtcctatttgttccttgttgagtacgacgtataaatatggtgacgagtatctatgcgttggtgtcaagcatgaccgtgagtcttatattttgattttcatgatctcgttgtattattTATGCTTTGGTAAAGATTTCTATTTGtagtgtaaagttgtggaaagaattgtgacctatgaacattgaggagcattggctccagttgtataacgaattgtgaaagtataagtgataatcgaaactctagagcattgactcgagttgtgaagtgaattgtgaagtaaaagtgagaaagagaagagatcattatgttgccccttgccgggctattgttgagttgaggttcccttacattgtgttcttaattgatattacggatgctcaggttgatgattcttcgtgttagatgttgtaacaagtttggttatagctgggtagttaggtgttgttACAAGTgtagttatagctgaggtagttagatgttgaaattagttgagttatagttgagATCGTTaggtgttggaacaagtttggttatggctgtttctcccttgccgggacgtatatacttgtaccGTGGAGATCCTTGtcgggatagtgtagtctattatatctgtggatcgggttgcatgccgcaacatatattatattggatcgggttgcatgccgcaacagatattatattggatcgggttgcacgctgcaatagttatatatgtggatcggattgcacgccgcaacaatgttaaatgataagggatcgggttgcgcgccgcaacaatattgttattgtattgattgtagacatcgagtgttctttcataatttattaagtttctgatagaattgatatgtttccccgaagcatgtccCCCCCTCCGTTTAAAACTGTTATTACTTGTTTATATTTCTGCTGTaaatttaactgcacaggtttatctggagtctggtcctagcctcgtcactacctcgccggggttaggccagacacttaccagcacatggggtcggttgtgctaatactacactctgcactctgtgcagataccggagcggcACTTGATCAGTAGCAGTAgtggagccagccttcagtccaccgagacaccgaggtagccttccaggcgtccgcaggcccggcgtctcctctatcttttattatgttatgttatcttatgtatccgagacaaacagtgttatttttccttcaaactattgtatgtagtactcctagtagtccgtggatattgtgacaccagtttctgggtggaGGCATGTGTTGACACCTAGTAGTCCGTGGATATATATAAAGTCTCCTCTATCTTTTCCTCATATTCCGCTATCATGTAGGTGTTTATCACTTGTTAAAATgagttgtaaaaaaaaaattaacacagAAGAGCtaaagatttctaagttcgtggcttgcctagcttctacgagtaggcgccatcacgactcccgagagtgaaaattccggatcgtgacaagttggtatcaaagaagaaaaatagaaaaaatgattTATTTTTTTCACGTAGTTAATATTCAATGATTATCTACATTTACTGAaaaagtgtaaattttaagattatttacctacaatccaaataacttaaatatttgacattaTTAGTGTCCGTGCATCCGCGTGGATACTAATaccagtatatatatatagtccaaAGTTGGACATCTATTTGTTAATAAAGAAACGTTACTAAGGAAACGTTACCAAAGTTCAGAAATATTTCCAACACCAAAAGTTAAAGGTAATTAAATCAAAAATGTTATCAAATTTAAGGCTAAAGAAACGTTGGTTATCAAAGTCAAAGAAACTTTTCATAGCTATTAAGTCTAACGGTCAGATAAGATCAACTTTGGTGAGATTAAACGTTATAAAAAATAACTGATTTTGATAGCAAGGGGTAAATACGAGTCAGCCTACTTATAGTAAGGGCATATTTGGAATGAAAGTTAAATGAAGGGCAAATTTAGTATATTTTCTATCAATTCACTAACAATAAGGATATGTTGGgatttaatattaaataaaaacaaaattactctCCTTCTCATAGTTAGAGGAatatttttggcccttttccatATTGTTTTAATCAATGGCTGCATCGGGCGCACAAACGTGGATACTGGATACCCACGAAAGCTCGTCATATATTCTCTCTCTTTGAATCTTCAGCAGTGCACAGAAGCAATGTCTTCCCGGGATAGCAAGAAACCCTCTAGGCAGCCGTCGACCGGCCGCGCCGCCGCCGCCGGTATCCGAACACTATCTGATCTGAACCGTCCTTCTGGACACGATTCAGACAGCGACTCTGATAATCCCCAAGAATACTACACTGGTGGTGAAAAGAGgcattcatttttctcaaaacccTAGCTCTTCTATTTTATCCTATCCTCTCATTTATTACCTACTAATTGCTGTTTCGTATTCGCAAATTGCTTGTTAGTTGTTACCTAGCTGAGTATTAACTTCTGGATTTTATACATTTCTTGTAATTTACAAGAATTTTAGTTGAAAAGTCTTTATTCATCTACTTGATTTGTTATACGTGTCAAATTTTGCCGTTTATATGAAACTGATAGCATTTTCTTTGCTAGACTTGGAGGGCCTTTTGCCGCCTTTCTGTGCAATTTTATATTCCGTTTTCGCGTTAGAAGGTGCTTTTGGGAAAATAAATTGAATTTCTAGTTGGAGGTGTTAGTACTAATTATCCAGTTGTTAGAACTGAGCTGGTGATTCCGTCGTTTCTATCTGCTTTAAATTGATTTTCCTGATCATTTTGTTATGGGGTGGGGGGTGAGGAATTCACAGTAGGAAAGTCAGAGAAAGACGAGAGTGAGTGAGTGAGAGTTCTTTGTTAAGGCAATGTTATATTCCGAATCATTTTCCAGTGTTAAGGTTGAGTATAAAAATTAGTGACATATGTTGTTTTGGTAAGACATATTGCTGTTATATACTAATTTTATAAAGAGGAGAATAGAGTATGATGATACTGTTGATATTTTTTAGCATTCAATGTTTGACAATAATGTCCAAGTGACATGGATTAAGAATTAGGATATTTGTAAAAGAAAATGACTCCTGCTCATGAGCAGGAACGTCATTTTCTCCATTTTGATGAAAATATTTTCTGGGAGAAGACATTTTCCACAAGTTAAAATAATCACACACAAGACCATGATTTCCTCAAAAAAAGAAAACGGGAATTTTTTTTTCCATAAAAAGGTTTTCGTCATAAATCACACCTGACGCTTCGGGTTCTCTTTTTTAAGATCTGCAACAATACCAGAAAGAAGTTAATTAATTGATCTTAGCAAATTCAATTTTCTTAAGCATCCATTTCTATTCTTATGCTGCCCAAACTTTCGTTCTTTTTGACCTAATCACACTATAATTGATATGATACTTATAAACGTCATgatcttcaaatattttcttttatttctacttGCTCTATAGCTTATGTGGTACTTCTATTTCCATTTAGTTTGCATAGATGATAAGCGATACGCATTAATATCTAATGGGCAAGTTTCTCCTACTTCCAAAAGTGCATATTCATTGTCCATGGCAGTGCTATCTAGGTTGTTCTAGTCCTAGCTTGATTTCACTATAATAGTTGAATGATATTCCTAATCGTTTATTAGAAATAGCTTTTGTTATTGAGGTAGTTGAGTATTTCTATGTGACAATTCACGAGTCCAAGTATGTGTGGGTTAAGCGCACGCCACGAGTTCGAACGCTGCTATCGAcaaaagtctggtatttaagtggagaagagtAGATGGGAGGGCACATTAACCAATTTTTTTAAACATTCACGATACCGAGTATATAGTCATGTTTGTTATCTTGTGTCCATTGACGTTTTTCTTTACGTTGTGACtatattctgaaaataattgatttgaatcAATAAAATTTGAAAGATTACATAGAACTGCTGAATGCCATGAAGCAATCTCTTCCCCTAACTGTGGCTATATTTTTTGTTTGCAGTGGAATGCTTGTTCAAGACCCTTCAAAGCAGAATGATGTGGACTCCATCTTTGATCGAGCTAGACAAATGGGTGCAATGCAAGGTCCTTTGGAAAGTATCCGTCCTAGTTCAAGCTCAAGAAGCTTTAGTGGAACTGGGAGAACGCTTGCAGGGGAGACAGTACCTGCACCAGCTCCTCAACCTCCTGAGTCCATTGTACATAACATTATCTTCTGGAGAAATGGTTTTACTGTAAATGGTGGTCCTTTGAGGAGATTGGATGATCCTGAAAATGCATCTTTTCTGGAGGTAAGTGAGAATGAAAACAAAGCCATGAAAAAGGCCAAAGATTGCCCGACACTGTGGCTGGATCCTTCTAAGTCTAATGCGTAATAGGCCCAACTAAATAGTCCATTTTCTCCATTATCCTTCCACTGTTGAGAATTAAGCATCCATCAATTCATGTTGCCTCTTTGTCCTTTTTCATACATGGATCCTTCATTTGTTTGCATACCCTTGTCGAATAGGTGTGACATGCATATGGGTGATTTGTGCAGATTCTTCATAATACTCTAAAAATTAGCGAAAAAACTGCTAGTCCCGTATTTGGATACTCATGTATACCCCTATCAAATACGTACCTGTAAATAAGTCCATGCAGCATAGCTTTTGTCTTCAAACCTCGCATTTGTAGTAGATCATGGAGGTTGCTACTCTACTTTGTTTGAAGTTTGAAACTTAGCTGGAAGATGGTTGAGTTTTAATTTGCCTTATGGTTATCTAATATCTACTTCCAAAGACTTTCCCACTTGTTTCTCTGAGTTCTTCACTGTTCTTTTGTACATTTctcgtatttgatgaccaagtTTCAGTTAGAGATGATTTTAGTTTCACAATGTCATGGTGTGCCTCATTTGCAGAGTATTGGGAAGTCCGAATGTCCAAGAGAGCTGGC
Proteins encoded in this region:
- the LOC107800232 gene encoding plant UBX domain-containing protein 4, which produces MSSRDSKKPSRQPSTGRAAAAGIRTLSDLNRPSGHDSDSDSDNPQEYYTGGEKSGMLVQDPSKQNDVDSIFDRARQMGAMQGPLESIRPSSSSRSFSGTGRTLAGETVPAPAPQPPESIVHNIIFWRNGFTVNGGPLRRLDDPENASFLESIGKSECPRELAPADSRSQVHCNLIRRDENFSEPEKPQVPFQGVGRTLGSSSTAGTSELSASAPINTQTPSTFLVDESLPSTSLQLRLADGTRIVAPFNYHHTVGDIRAFIDASRPSATGDYQLQTVGFPPKILSDPSQTIEQAGLANSVVMQKL